In Scytonema millei VB511283, a single window of DNA contains:
- a CDS encoding cupin domain-containing protein: MSTTLLPLRSSSTQLRTNIEYPQAGVLSKVLIKDSCCQCTLFCLAAGTEISEHTSTRNATVNVLEGKGILILEGQDIVLEPGVFVFMPANAPHALKAEENLAFLLTLSEKDE, from the coding sequence ATGAGTACCACCCTATTACCTTTACGATCTTCATCCACGCAGCTACGGACAAATATTGAATATCCCCAAGCTGGGGTATTGAGTAAAGTATTGATTAAAGATAGTTGCTGTCAATGCACTCTGTTTTGTCTCGCGGCTGGAACTGAAATCTCCGAACATACATCTACACGCAACGCTACCGTCAACGTGTTGGAGGGGAAGGGAATTCTCATCCTAGAAGGACAAGACATCGTTCTAGAACCAGGAGTATTCGTCTTCATGCCTGCAAATGCTCCCCACGCTTTAAAAGCCGAGGAAAACTTAGCTTTTTTACTAACCTTGT
- a CDS encoding SAM-dependent methyltransferase — translation MTHATLNYETAPGHEVLAAAGKKYLRPGGRLATEQLFQWANFQPGETVLELAASFGLSAIAIARRYGVRVVGIEKNPDSVVRARANVVAAGLSDRVEIIEGDIFHLDRLTEKFDYVLAEAILTMQSPPGKAKILAGIRDRLKPGGKFLSHELLAQNREAEIHRALAQAIRVNSTPLSESNWIAACEAAGLTVQQHQTGEMGLLKPQQMLADEGIFNTIRILWNILTRSQIRQRVLTMRQVFQTYRQDLGYIILSAVRS, via the coding sequence ATGACCCACGCTACCCTTAACTACGAAACTGCCCCCGGACATGAAGTTTTAGCAGCAGCAGGCAAAAAATATCTCCGTCCCGGCGGACGTTTGGCGACAGAGCAACTATTTCAATGGGCGAATTTTCAACCTGGGGAAACGGTTTTAGAATTAGCAGCGAGTTTTGGTTTAAGCGCGATCGCAATTGCTCGGCGCTATGGCGTGCGGGTTGTGGGAATTGAGAAAAATCCCGATTCTGTGGTTCGCGCCCGTGCTAATGTTGTTGCAGCAGGTTTGAGCGATCGAGTTGAAATTATTGAAGGCGATATCTTTCATCTCGATCGCTTGACAGAAAAGTTTGATTATGTATTGGCAGAAGCGATCCTGACTATGCAATCTCCGCCAGGAAAAGCGAAAATTCTGGCAGGAATTCGCGATCGCCTCAAGCCTGGTGGGAAGTTTTTGTCTCACGAACTTTTAGCACAAAATCGAGAAGCAGAGATTCACCGCGCTTTAGCACAAGCGATCCGAGTCAATTCTACGCCCTTATCCGAATCTAATTGGATTGCAGCTTGTGAAGCGGCTGGATTAACAGTACAGCAACATCAAACCGGAGAAATGGGATTGCTCAAACCGCAGCAAATGCTTGCAGACGAAGGTATTTTCAATACAATCCGCATTTTGTGGAATATACTGACGCGATCGCAAATTCGGCAGCGAGTTTTAACAATGCGCCAAGTTTTCCAAACGTATCGGCAGGACTTAGGTTACATCATTTTGTCTGCCGTTCGCTCTTAA
- a CDS encoding nitrate reductase associated protein: MTRFFQFEADFVDSLRCIPMQVRYKLDTCGIKLKLPEWNQFSQEDRQALIDRPCTTPAEIQAYRQWLQDLVFQYTGKPASELPVEDNPDWMNAATVPASIGEKAGEFGVTLSSEQWANLPPIERFVLIKLSRSSHENRNFLPALKEFHLIN; the protein is encoded by the coding sequence ATGACACGATTTTTTCAATTTGAAGCTGATTTTGTAGACTCCCTACGCTGTATTCCCATGCAGGTACGTTACAAGTTAGATACTTGTGGAATTAAACTGAAATTACCTGAATGGAACCAATTCAGTCAAGAAGATCGGCAAGCACTGATCGATCGCCCCTGTACTACGCCAGCAGAAATTCAAGCATATCGTCAGTGGTTACAAGACTTAGTTTTTCAATATACTGGTAAGCCAGCCAGCGAACTACCAGTAGAAGACAACCCCGATTGGATGAATGCAGCAACTGTTCCTGCTAGCATTGGGGAGAAAGCTGGCGAATTTGGCGTGACGCTCAGCTCAGAGCAATGGGCAAATTTACCACCCATCGAAAGATTTGTGTTAATCAAACTCAGCCGTTCGAGCCACGAAAACCGAAATTTTCTACCCGCACTCAAAGAATTTCACCTAATCAATTAG